One Schistocerca cancellata isolate TAMUIC-IGC-003103 chromosome 1, iqSchCanc2.1, whole genome shotgun sequence genomic region harbors:
- the LOC126089603 gene encoding uncharacterized protein LOC126089603, translating to MYGPRGKGGKAAALLQLLGLVLGASEDGERKETAERKEQCYRCQKLGRVAKYCRNPVACLRCAQAHDSRHCAKKDAIRCCANCGGAHAANYRGCSYIKNWSRGDKARRRHETIKKADTAEAVASSPPPAFGGSVVADDMAVPPDAVSEACARVRAAADEEIATLKAAMAEERATLQAELAEARQLMHSLRDTLASQPHPARKKDADTQTAAPSHEGGNTRRSRTDNRRGEEQGNPSRHGGGPLPSLQDAAAEDSVHSFGHSQVLQRPPSSHACRVGSSRCLNRTSRERKPRTRGEDRRRRQLGGCDRS from the coding sequence ATGTATGGAccacgcggaaagggaggcaaagccgCCGCCCTGCTGCAATTGCTGGGCCTCGTGCTCGGCGCATCAGAAGACGGGGAACGCAAGGAGACGGCGGAGCGGAAGGAGCAGTGCTATCGCTGCCAAAAACTTGGCCGTGTTGCCAAGTATTGTCGTAATCCAGTGGCGTGCCTtcggtgtgcgcaagcacacgattcgCGCCACTGCGCGAAGAAAGATGCCATACGCTGCTGCGCCAATTGTGGCGGCGCTCATGCGGCGAATTACCGCGGCTGCAGCTACATCAAGAACTGGAGTCGCGGTGATAAAGCTAGACGGAGACACGAGACCATCAAGAAGGCGGATACAGCCGAGGCCGTTGCGTCCTCGCCACCCCCCGCCTTTGGCGGATCCGTGGTGGCCGATGACATGGCTGTCCCACCGGACGCAGTCAGCGAGGCGTGCGCCAGGGTCCGCGCCGCCGCCGATGAAGAAATAGCTACcctcaaagccgcaatggcggaagagagggcaacaCTACAAGCCGAACTAGCCGAGGCTCGACAGCTGATGCACAGTCTCCGTGATACACTGGCCAGCCAGCCCCACCCAGCACGGAAGAAGGATGCTGACACGCAGACTGCCGCCCCCAGCCACGAGGGTGGAAACACAAGACGCAGCCGCACAGACAATCGTCGCGGCGAAGAACAAGGCAACCCAAGTCGTCATGGAGGAGGCCCCTTGCCCTCTCTCCAAGACGCAGCTGCAGAAGATAGTGTCCATTCATTTGGACACTCTCAGGTCCTACaacgcccgccctcctctcacGCCTGTCGAGTGGGAAGTTCTCGTTGCCTCAATAGAACAAGCCGAGAACGCAAGCCAAGAACAAGGGGCGAGGACCGCCGAAGACGCCAACTGGGAGGATGTGACAGATCCTAA